The following proteins are co-located in the Paludibaculum fermentans genome:
- a CDS encoding GbsR/MarR family transcriptional regulator, which produces MEKLSPTSERFILHWGELGTRWGLNRTVAQIHALLYISPQALPADEIARLLSVARSNVSTSLRELQGWGIVKVVHVLGDRRDHFESLKDVWELFYVILDERKRREIDPTLALLKECAMAAGESTPEDREARKRIREMLNFFEETSSLYDEFRRLPGGALRQLLRFKGQLRRLFSTAS; this is translated from the coding sequence ATGGAAAAGTTAAGCCCAACTTCGGAACGCTTTATCCTTCACTGGGGCGAACTCGGCACCCGCTGGGGTCTCAACCGCACCGTCGCCCAGATCCATGCGCTGCTCTACATCTCGCCGCAAGCCCTGCCGGCCGACGAGATCGCGCGCCTGCTCTCCGTAGCCCGCTCCAACGTCAGCACCAGCCTGCGCGAACTCCAGGGCTGGGGCATCGTCAAAGTCGTCCACGTCCTGGGCGACCGCCGCGACCACTTTGAATCCCTCAAGGACGTGTGGGAGCTCTTCTACGTCATCCTCGACGAGCGCAAGCGCCGCGAGATCGACCCCACGCTGGCCCTGCTCAAGGAGTGCGCCATGGCCGCCGGAGAAAGCACACCGGAAGACCGCGAAGCTCGCAAGCGCATCCGCGAGATGCTCAACTTCTTCGAAGAAACCAGCTCCCTTTACGACGAGTTCCGCCGCCTGCCCGGCGGAGCCCTGCGCCAGCTCCTCCGCTTCAAAGGCCAGCTCCGGCGCCTCTTTTCCACCGCCTCCTGA
- a CDS encoding SRPBCC family protein gives MWRSIALTTLFAVAATALISNFPAYALGLFVLLPVCIGVVAALLANSLDDQRRGKTVVLLALLAGALILVAIMLEGVICLLMAAPIAIPLALLGVAIGNSIRNPKHALAPALLLAPLFGGVETQLPNHPALRSVETVVDIQAPPETVWRHVIEFPHLPQPREWYFQAGIAYPLRARIEGRGPGAVRYCEFSTGPFVEPITTWDEPKLLAFRVTSNPEPMRELSPYDIHPAHLHGWFDSKRGQFRLEPLPNGGTRLHGTTWYTQRLQPEPYWSMWTDAIIHRIHQRVLDHIRDVSEGDRQGRSSIDLGQSDPSSRDNDRSASSRPPVWQRGQ, from the coding sequence ATGTGGCGTAGCATTGCCCTGACCACGCTCTTTGCCGTTGCCGCCACGGCGCTCATCTCCAACTTCCCCGCCTACGCCCTCGGACTCTTCGTCCTCCTGCCCGTCTGCATCGGCGTAGTCGCAGCCCTGCTGGCCAACTCGCTCGACGATCAGCGCCGCGGAAAGACCGTTGTCCTCCTTGCCCTGCTTGCCGGTGCCCTCATCCTGGTCGCCATCATGCTCGAAGGCGTAATCTGCCTGCTGATGGCCGCCCCCATCGCCATCCCACTCGCCCTCCTGGGCGTGGCAATCGGCAACTCAATCCGCAACCCCAAGCACGCCCTGGCCCCGGCCCTGCTCCTGGCCCCCCTCTTCGGCGGCGTGGAAACCCAACTCCCCAACCACCCCGCCCTCCGATCCGTCGAAACCGTAGTCGACATCCAGGCTCCGCCCGAAACCGTCTGGCGGCATGTCATTGAGTTCCCCCATCTCCCGCAACCCCGTGAATGGTACTTCCAGGCCGGCATCGCCTACCCCCTCCGGGCCCGCATCGAAGGCCGTGGCCCCGGCGCCGTCCGCTACTGCGAGTTCTCCACCGGACCCTTCGTCGAACCCATCACCACCTGGGACGAACCCAAACTGTTGGCCTTCCGCGTCACCAGCAACCCCGAGCCCATGCGCGAACTGTCGCCCTACGACATCCACCCCGCCCACCTGCACGGTTGGTTCGACTCCAAGCGGGGTCAGTTCCGCCTGGAGCCCCTGCCCAACGGCGGTACCCGCCTTCACGGCACCACCTGGTACACGCAGCGCCTTCAGCCCGAACCCTACTGGTCGATGTGGACGGACGCCATCATCCACCGCATCCACCAGCGGGTTCTCGATCACATTCGTGACGTATCAGAGGGAGATCGTCAAGGCAGGTCGTCGATCGACTTGGGCCAGTCCGACCCCAGCAGCCGCGACAACGACCGGTCCGCCAGCAGCCGTCCGCCGGTCTGGCAGCGTGGGCAGTAG
- a CDS encoding Fpg/Nei family DNA glycosylase has product MPELPDIQVYIEALEARVLNERLERVEFKTPFLLRTVTPPVKASEGQVVRRLRRVGKRIAFGFGNDVWMVLHLMIAGRLHWQRKAGKVLASFVFSSGTLNLTEAGTQHRASLHMAQGEEGVRALDPGGLEPLECTLAEFMAALRRENHTLKRSLTDPHLFSGIGNAYSDEILQKARLSPVALSQKLSDADLERLYEATKATLVWWTDRLRAEAGGGFPEKVTAFREEMAVHGKFKKPCPECGTTVQRIRYASNETNYCPRCQTGGRLLADRSLSRLLGSDWPKSIDDLP; this is encoded by the coding sequence ATGCCTGAACTGCCGGACATTCAGGTGTACATCGAGGCGCTGGAGGCTCGGGTCCTGAATGAACGGTTGGAGCGGGTGGAGTTCAAGACTCCTTTCTTATTGAGGACCGTGACGCCGCCAGTGAAGGCGTCCGAAGGTCAGGTGGTGCGCCGGTTGAGGCGCGTGGGCAAGCGCATCGCGTTCGGCTTCGGGAACGACGTGTGGATGGTGCTGCACCTGATGATAGCGGGCCGGCTGCACTGGCAGCGGAAGGCGGGCAAAGTGCTGGCGTCGTTCGTGTTCTCCAGCGGGACCTTGAATCTCACTGAAGCGGGCACGCAGCACCGGGCGTCGCTACATATGGCGCAGGGCGAGGAGGGTGTGCGCGCGCTGGATCCAGGCGGACTGGAGCCGCTGGAGTGCACGCTGGCCGAGTTTATGGCCGCGCTGCGGCGCGAGAATCATACGCTGAAGCGGTCACTGACCGATCCGCACCTGTTCAGCGGGATCGGCAACGCGTACTCCGACGAGATCCTGCAGAAGGCCCGGCTGTCGCCGGTGGCGTTGTCGCAGAAGCTGAGCGACGCGGACCTGGAGCGGCTCTACGAGGCAACGAAGGCGACGCTCGTGTGGTGGACCGACCGGCTGCGGGCCGAGGCGGGCGGCGGGTTCCCCGAAAAAGTGACGGCGTTCCGGGAAGAGATGGCCGTGCACGGCAAGTTCAAGAAGCCTTGCCCGGAGTGCGGCACGACGGTGCAGCGGATCCGCTATGCGTCGAACGAGACGAACTACTGCCCACGCTGCCAGACCGGCGGACGGCTGCTGGCGGACCGGTCGTTGTCGCGGCTGCTGGGGTCGGACTGGCCCAAGTCGATCGACGACCTGCCTTGA
- a CDS encoding glycerophosphodiester phosphodiesterase: protein MNSGIKVIAHRGAHEQQPQNSLAAYSAAIALGCDFIEIDLRTAPDGKMLIKHDPLKPGEELPTFDEVLDLSKGKIRIYLDVKQAMPASIIAKVEAHGMRESIYTYGSQALLRELVQLRPGWPCMPEAVGVDVLRDNLKQLKPVAVAFSDWDFKPELVALCQEAGCDLFLDRQGKTDFPEFWQQAIDKGVTGIQTDRPSSLVPWLREAKRHA, encoded by the coding sequence GTGAACTCAGGGATCAAAGTGATCGCCCACCGGGGCGCGCACGAACAACAACCTCAAAACTCCTTGGCCGCCTATTCGGCGGCCATTGCGTTAGGGTGCGACTTTATCGAGATTGACCTAAGGACGGCCCCCGACGGGAAGATGCTGATCAAGCATGATCCGCTGAAGCCCGGGGAAGAGCTGCCGACTTTCGACGAGGTGCTCGACCTGTCGAAGGGGAAGATCCGCATCTACCTGGACGTGAAGCAAGCCATGCCGGCTTCGATCATTGCCAAGGTGGAGGCGCACGGGATGCGCGAGTCCATCTACACCTATGGCAGCCAGGCGCTGCTGCGCGAACTGGTCCAGCTACGGCCGGGCTGGCCGTGCATGCCGGAGGCGGTGGGCGTGGATGTGCTGCGCGACAACCTGAAACAGTTGAAGCCCGTGGCCGTTGCTTTCAGCGATTGGGATTTCAAGCCGGAACTGGTGGCCCTGTGCCAGGAGGCCGGCTGCGACCTCTTCCTGGACCGCCAGGGCAAGACCGACTTCCCCGAGTTCTGGCAGCAGGCCATCGACAAAGGAGTGACCGGCATTCAGACCGACCGGCCTTCATCACTGGTGCCCTGGCTGCGGGAAGCGAAACGCCATGCCTGA